One Kitasatospora sp. NBC_01287 DNA window includes the following coding sequences:
- a CDS encoding TetR/AcrR family transcriptional regulator translates to MADTPLRTTYTVDSLLAVTVEVFNTRGYDGTSMEDLSRAAGISKSSIYHHVRGKEELLRLAVGRALDGLFGTLDEPAALSGRPVDRLEHVVRRTTEVLLAELPYVTLLLRVRGNTATEEWALERRREFDHRVAELVREAVAAGELRADVEPRLATRLLFGMINSIAEWYRPAGSSADGVPDAVVRLAFDGLRA, encoded by the coding sequence ATGGCCGACACCCCGCTGCGCACCACCTACACCGTCGACTCCCTGCTCGCCGTCACCGTCGAGGTCTTCAACACCCGCGGCTACGACGGCACCTCGATGGAGGACCTGTCGCGGGCGGCCGGGATCTCCAAGTCCTCGATCTACCACCACGTGCGCGGCAAGGAGGAGCTGCTGCGGCTCGCGGTGGGCCGGGCGCTGGACGGGCTGTTCGGCACCCTGGACGAGCCGGCCGCGCTCAGCGGGCGACCGGTGGACCGGCTGGAGCACGTGGTGCGGCGCACCACCGAGGTGCTGCTGGCCGAGCTGCCCTACGTGACGCTGCTGCTGCGGGTGCGCGGCAACACCGCGACCGAGGAGTGGGCGCTGGAGCGGCGGCGGGAGTTCGACCACCGGGTGGCGGAGCTGGTGCGCGAGGCGGTGGCGGCCGGCGAGCTGCGCGCGGACGTGGAGCCGCGGCTGGCCACCCGGCTGCTCTTCGGGATGATCAACTCCATCGCGGAGTGGTACCGCCCCGCCGGGTCGAGCGCCGACGGCGTGCCGGACGCGGTGGTCCGGCTGGCCTTCGACGGGCTGCGCGCCTGA
- a CDS encoding Lrp/AsnC family transcriptional regulator has protein sequence MGAEQMAGSNGSRPQPGPAGAANGGTDRGLDRVDRSILRLLQQDGRASIRSVAERVHVSRANAYARIARMMEDGVIRGFTARVDHERAGQGACAYVTLKIVQNSWRTVREQLLELPGVAHIALVGGEFDVLMLVHTADNRALRELVLGSIQSIPEVLSTQTLLVFEETDRVPPA, from the coding sequence ATGGGCGCTGAACAAATGGCCGGGTCGAACGGGAGCAGACCGCAGCCCGGACCCGCGGGTGCGGCGAACGGCGGTACCGATCGGGGCCTGGACCGGGTGGACCGCTCGATCCTGCGGCTGCTCCAGCAGGACGGCCGGGCCTCGATCCGCTCGGTCGCCGAGCGGGTGCACGTCTCGCGCGCCAACGCCTACGCCCGGATCGCCCGGATGATGGAGGACGGGGTGATCCGCGGCTTCACCGCCCGGGTCGACCACGAACGGGCCGGGCAGGGCGCCTGCGCCTACGTCACCCTGAAGATCGTGCAGAACTCCTGGCGGACCGTGCGCGAGCAGTTGCTGGAGCTGCCGGGGGTGGCGCACATCGCGTTGGTCGGCGGCGAGTTCGACGTGCTGATGCTGGTGCACACCGCCGACAACCGGGCGCTGCGGGAGCTGGTGCTGGGCAGCATCCAGAGCATCCCCGAGGTGCTCTCCACCCAGACGCTGCTGGTCTTCGAGGAGACCGACCGGGTGCCGCCGGCCTGA
- the paaN gene encoding phenylacetic acid degradation protein PaaN, whose translation MAAVDELIERHQQTLNQALTALTERDYWSPYPEIPKAYGESGAADGKAAFDALLGTTFALPGHPEAGDLVGTEVSPYGIELDIAYPRAEVDALLAAAGAAAGGWAAATPAARAAVCLEILARINARSHEMAQAVMHTTGQAYAMAFQAGGPHAQDRGLEAVAYAYAEQAKLPAEAGWTKPQGKRDPLVLRKEFVTVPRGTALVIGCNTFPTWNGYPGLFASLATGNPVVVKPHPRAVLPLALTVRIAREVLAEAGFDPNLVTLAAERDREGIAKSLALNPAVRIIDYTGSTEFGDWLEENAKQALVYTEKAGVNTVVIDSTGDYKGMLSNLAFALSLYTGQMCTTPQNLLIPRTGIATDQGTKSYDEVVADLARSIEGLLGDDARAAAILGAVVNPAVLQRSAAAASGEYGDLALAPRVVESAEYPNAAIRTPALIKVEAHKPDDRAVFLTECFGPVFFAVAVDSTADAVELLRQTVTEHGAMTATGYTTDPEVERQLVRASLDTGVCLSLNLTGGVYPNQTAAFSDLHGTGANPAANAAYTDAAFVASRFRTVEIRRQA comes from the coding sequence ATGGCCGCCGTCGACGAACTGATCGAGCGTCACCAGCAGACCCTGAACCAGGCGCTCACCGCGCTCACCGAGCGGGACTACTGGTCCCCGTACCCCGAGATCCCCAAGGCCTACGGCGAGAGCGGCGCGGCCGACGGCAAGGCCGCGTTCGACGCCCTGCTCGGCACCACCTTCGCGCTGCCCGGCCACCCCGAGGCGGGCGACCTGGTGGGCACCGAGGTGTCGCCGTACGGCATCGAGCTGGACATCGCCTACCCGCGCGCCGAGGTGGACGCGCTGCTGGCCGCCGCCGGAGCCGCCGCCGGCGGCTGGGCCGCCGCCACCCCGGCCGCCCGCGCCGCGGTCTGCCTGGAGATCCTGGCCCGGATCAACGCCCGCTCGCACGAGATGGCCCAGGCCGTCATGCACACCACCGGGCAGGCCTACGCGATGGCCTTCCAGGCCGGCGGCCCGCACGCCCAGGACCGCGGCCTCGAAGCGGTCGCCTACGCCTACGCCGAGCAGGCCAAGCTGCCCGCCGAGGCCGGCTGGACCAAGCCGCAGGGCAAGCGCGACCCGCTGGTGCTGCGCAAGGAGTTCGTCACCGTGCCGCGCGGCACCGCGCTGGTGATCGGCTGCAACACCTTCCCGACCTGGAACGGCTACCCGGGCCTGTTCGCCTCGCTGGCCACCGGCAACCCGGTGGTGGTCAAGCCGCACCCGCGCGCGGTGCTGCCGCTCGCGCTGACCGTGCGGATCGCCCGCGAGGTGCTCGCCGAGGCCGGCTTCGACCCCAACCTGGTGACCCTGGCCGCCGAGCGCGACCGCGAGGGCATCGCCAAGTCCCTGGCCCTGAACCCGGCGGTGCGGATCATCGACTACACCGGGTCGACCGAGTTCGGCGACTGGCTGGAGGAGAACGCCAAGCAGGCCCTGGTCTACACCGAGAAGGCCGGCGTCAACACGGTGGTCATCGACTCCACCGGCGACTACAAGGGCATGCTGTCCAACCTCGCCTTCGCCCTCTCCCTCTACACCGGCCAGATGTGCACCACCCCGCAGAACCTGCTGATCCCGCGCACCGGCATCGCCACCGACCAGGGCACCAAGTCCTACGACGAGGTGGTGGCCGACCTGGCCCGCTCGATCGAGGGCCTGCTCGGCGACGACGCCCGCGCCGCCGCGATCCTGGGCGCCGTGGTCAACCCGGCCGTGCTGCAGCGCAGCGCCGCCGCGGCGAGCGGCGAGTACGGCGACCTGGCGCTGGCGCCGCGGGTGGTGGAGTCGGCCGAGTACCCGAACGCGGCCATCCGCACCCCCGCGCTGATCAAGGTGGAGGCGCACAAGCCGGACGACCGTGCGGTCTTCCTCACCGAGTGCTTCGGCCCGGTCTTCTTCGCCGTCGCCGTCGACTCCACCGCCGACGCCGTCGAGCTGCTGCGGCAGACCGTCACCGAGCACGGCGCGATGACCGCCACCGGCTACACCACCGACCCCGAGGTGGAGCGGCAGCTGGTCCGGGCGAGCCTGGACACCGGCGTCTGCCTCTCGCTCAACCTCACCGGCGGCGTCTACCCGAACCAGACCGCCGCCTTCTCCGACCTGCACGGTACCGGCGCCAACCCGGCCGCCAACGCCGCCTACACGGACGCGGCCTTCGTGGCCAGCCGCTTCCGCACGGTGGAGATCCGCCGCCAGGCCTGA
- the pdhA gene encoding pyruvate dehydrogenase (acetyl-transferring) E1 component subunit alpha, with amino-acid sequence MTVLDHRPTAPVPPWLPDATGPRTDPAPLLPDDAPYRVLGTPKLAEHDPELLRELYHRLVVGRRYNQQATTLTKQGRLAVYPSSTGQEACEVAAATVLREEDWLFPSYRDTLAVVGRGVDPLAALTLLRGNAHTGYDPVATRTAPLCTPLATQAPHAVGLAHAARLRGDRVVALAMLGDGGTSEGDFHEALNFAAVLNAPVVFLVQNNGYAISVPLTKQSAAPTLAHKAVGYGMPGRLVDGNDAVAVHQVLAEAVERARTGGGPTLVEALTYRLEAHTNADDATRYRVSEEVEAWREHDPVSLLERHLRAAGLLDDAAVARAAEDAEALAATMRAEFHAEPELDALSLFQHVYAEPTPQLREQAEQLAAELAAEAGA; translated from the coding sequence ATGACCGTCCTCGACCACCGGCCCACCGCGCCCGTGCCCCCGTGGCTGCCCGACGCGACCGGACCCCGGACCGACCCCGCGCCCCTCCTGCCGGACGACGCGCCCTACCGCGTCCTCGGCACCCCGAAGCTGGCCGAGCACGACCCCGAGCTGCTGCGCGAGCTGTACCACCGCCTGGTGGTCGGCCGCCGCTACAACCAGCAGGCCACCACCCTCACCAAGCAGGGCCGGCTGGCCGTCTACCCCTCCTCCACCGGCCAGGAGGCCTGCGAGGTGGCCGCCGCCACCGTGCTGCGGGAGGAGGACTGGCTCTTCCCCAGCTACCGCGACACCCTGGCGGTGGTCGGCCGCGGCGTCGACCCGCTGGCCGCGCTCACCCTGCTGCGGGGCAACGCGCACACCGGCTACGACCCGGTGGCCACCCGCACCGCCCCGCTCTGCACCCCGCTGGCCACCCAGGCCCCGCACGCGGTCGGCCTGGCCCACGCGGCCAGGCTGCGCGGCGATCGGGTGGTCGCGCTGGCGATGCTCGGCGACGGCGGCACCAGCGAGGGCGACTTCCACGAGGCGCTGAACTTCGCGGCCGTGCTGAACGCCCCGGTGGTCTTCCTGGTGCAGAACAACGGCTACGCCATCTCGGTGCCGCTGACCAAGCAGTCCGCCGCGCCGACCCTGGCGCACAAGGCGGTCGGCTACGGCATGCCGGGCCGGCTGGTGGACGGCAACGACGCGGTGGCCGTGCACCAGGTGCTGGCCGAGGCCGTCGAGCGGGCCAGGACCGGCGGCGGGCCGACCCTGGTGGAGGCGCTGACCTACCGCCTGGAGGCGCACACCAACGCCGACGACGCGACCCGCTACCGGGTCTCGGAGGAGGTCGAGGCCTGGCGCGAGCACGACCCGGTGAGCCTGCTGGAGCGCCACCTGCGCGCCGCGGGCCTGCTGGACGACGCGGCGGTGGCCCGAGCGGCCGAGGACGCCGAGGCGCTGGCCGCCACCATGCGCGCGGAGTTCCACGCCGAGCCGGAGCTCGACGCGCTCAGCCTGTTCCAGCACGTCTACGCCGAGCCGACGCCGCAACTGCGCGAGCAGGCCGAGCAGCTGGCCGCCGAGCTGGCGGCGGAGGCGGGAGCGTGA